In Bacillus weihaiensis, the genomic stretch GAGATTCATTGTACGTATGATCCAGAAACAAAGAGTGGTACAGGATTCACAGGCCGTAAAGTGAAAGGTACCTTACACTGGGTTGATGCAAAAAATGCCCTACCTGCAGAGTTCCGTCTATACGAGCCACTTATTGTGGAAAATGAGAAGGAAGAAGATGGAGAGGTTCAAGAAGAAGCAGAAGAAAAAACGTTCCTTGACCATGTAAACCCTCATTCATTAGAAGTTTTACAAGGATTCATTGAGCCAAACATGGATTCCATTCAAGCTCATGATAAATTCCAATTCTTCCGCCACGGTTATTTCAATGTGGACCCAAAACATACAACGCAAGAAAAAACAGTGTTTAACCGTATTGTTTCATTAAAAAGTTCATTTAAATTGAAGTAATTAGAAAAGAAAAGCCTCTTGCTTGGCTGGGACAGAAGTGCCTGGCACCTTATCGTAACGACTATATGTACGCACTGATTTATCTAGTGCACACAATAGATTGTATCGGAGGGTGCCTGGCTCTTTGTTTTGTCCCAGCCTCTTTTGCTAGGGCTCTTTTTCCTGAATACACTGGTAGGAGCGAAACTTATCGAAACAACCCGAATCGGGGATAGACCCCATCATCTGCGTAATTTAAGTAATTCTGTCTTCTACGGTAAAGCTATAAGAGGGAAATTTATTTACTTTTACCAGATACCTCATATTCTCTTATCTCCAAAAGCAATGTTTCGATATAAAAAGGTTTCCGGCAGTAACATCTGTAGTGGTTCTTTTTTCATTTCAACAGGTCTTTTCCTATCTAGCAAAGGTTCTAAGATCTAAGATAAATTGCTTAAAATTTGAGGTAATTACCAGAAGGTGAAATATAAATATTGTCTAATTATTCCAGTTGTAAAGAGGGAGATTGCATTGACAATATTAATGTCTATCGCACAGGAAAAAGTAGAAATTGCTAGGATTCAGCGATATATTGAATTAATCGAAACCTATGAAGCAGACACTTTAGATATGTTGTTTGTTTTAAGCTATGCTAAAACAAACAACATAGATAGAAATTTATATCTATTAAACGAAGGTGGTTATACCATAGATGACAAGCCAATTGAACGAGACTATATTTTGGGTGTAATTAAACAAATAGGAAGAGATGAACTACATGCTCGTGCGTTCAGCTTATATGACAAAGACTAAGGCTTCTAGAAAAGTAGCAAAAAGGTAAGGTAATATTTTTTTAACCTACCACTATCCCAAAATTGTTAGATTTCCACCCGGTCCTAATTGTGGGCAATTGATATTTTACATGAAGTTAAACTAGATAATGGAATATACTTCTATATATTTCTATATCCCTTCCTACCCTTACAATAAGATTTTTTTGTCTATCTAAATTTTCTAAGAGTTAGTGTAATCGACAAAACCAGAAGAATCTTTTAAATACTAAAAGCTTTTTTCACGAAATTTAATAAAAGGATCCATTTAAAATATGGACCCTTTTACTAGTTAATTAAATTTCATGAAGAATTCCCTATACAATAAGTTAATGTTCATGGAATCATTCTATTATTTTCAGCAGCCAATGCATAAGAGCGATAAAGACTTTCGTTCATATCTTTTGAAGCCCCTTGAATTAATTTCATCTCTTCATCTGATAATTCTTTCATTGACTGAACTTTACTTTTTTCAGCACACTTATCTCCTTTATGATGTGAACGAGAAAATAGTTTTCTTTTCATTTTAGCTAAACCTCCTATATTAATTGCTTTTTAATAATTGACTAAATGTTAATCGTTGGTCCGTTTTGAGAACACCTTTAGGGTAGATTTTTGCTGCTAATAGAGAGAATAACGCAATACTTACTAACATAGATCCAATAGATAGCGCGATTTCTAACGGTGTTGCTGCTTCATTAATAATTCTAACCATTATGCTAATAGGAGCTGTAAAAGGAATGTACGACGTTACCTTGGATATCATTCCATCTGGGTAATCAATTACAAACATCATTTCTACGACTAAACTTGCCATCAACACAATTGTGATAGGAATGGTACTACTCGATAACTCCTCTGTTCTACTAACCATTGATCCAATGACTGCAAATAATGCTGCATAGATAAAATATCCAAGGATAAAGAATAGTAAGAAATAGATTGTATAGGAAACTGATAGCATATTAATAAGTGTATCTGCGATCGTTCCCTCCTCAATCTTAAATACCTCCACCTTCGAAAAGATGACAATACTGGCAAAAAATACAAAGAGTTGAGTTAAACTTGCTAAGCCAATCCCTATAATTTTTCCAAACATCATTGGAACAGGTGATATTTTTGTGATCATGACTTCCATAACTCTTGAAGCTTTCTCTGCAGCAATCGCTGTAGCAACTGAATTACCATAGGTTGTGATGGCTAAAAACATAATGCCAATCAACAAATAGATAATAAGAAAGGAATTAGAATCAGTGTCACGAAGATTTTGCATCATTGGCTCTATTTGAACGGTAAGTAAGTT encodes the following:
- a CDS encoding ABC transporter permease translates to MRSFWIVLQQTYTQSIRTNSYVWMTMILVVLGAFILAFPSIMDKFNNEKETGHYLFISEDPTIEITQQQLDLLKTEGDFELGETSKIETYKEQIINQELDGLFVLKEQEGSPTIHLDYYMEKIDSLLVQNTKVLVQNVYLQNVIGEENLDQNVANLLTVQIEPMMQNLRDTDSNSFLIIYLLIGIMFLAITTYGNSVATAIAAEKASRVMEVMITKISPVPMMFGKIIGIGLASLTQLFVFFASIVIFSKVEVFKIEEGTIADTLINMLSVSYTIYFLLFFILGYFIYAALFAVIGSMVSRTEELSSSTIPITIVLMASLVVEMMFVIDYPDGMISKVTSYIPFTAPISIMVRIINEAATPLEIALSIGSMLVSIALFSLLAAKIYPKGVLKTDQRLTFSQLLKSN